Proteins co-encoded in one Desulfallas thermosapovorans DSM 6562 genomic window:
- a CDS encoding AAA family ATPase, which yields MSFNIAVAGKGGTGKTTLCSLIIRQLIKAGKKPVLAVDADANANLNEALGMEIEGSIADVLVRINNNLDPLPAGMTKDQYVEYKVHQSLSEGDNVDLLVMGGPEGAGCYCYANNLLRGFVAELSKNYPYMVMDNEAGMEHLSRRTTQNIDVLFITSDSSARGIRSAGRVKDLVENLKLDIKKMYLVVSRVNTSNFDALKTEIEKTGLELIGTIPMDEQVMEFDLLSKPLIDLPDDSPVVAVVNDILKKAAIL from the coding sequence ATGTCATTTAACATAGCAGTAGCTGGAAAAGGTGGTACAGGTAAAACCACATTATGCTCTCTTATCATAAGACAATTAATAAAAGCAGGTAAAAAACCTGTTCTTGCAGTGGACGCGGATGCCAACGCCAATTTAAACGAAGCTCTGGGCATGGAAATTGAAGGTTCCATTGCAGATGTTTTGGTTCGGATTAATAACAACTTGGATCCCCTGCCGGCGGGAATGACCAAAGACCAGTACGTGGAATACAAAGTACACCAATCCCTTTCCGAAGGTGACAATGTAGACTTGCTGGTGATGGGAGGCCCGGAAGGAGCAGGTTGTTATTGTTACGCCAACAACTTGTTGCGCGGATTTGTGGCTGAATTGAGTAAGAATTACCCCTATATGGTAATGGACAACGAGGCCGGCATGGAACATTTAAGCCGGCGTACCACCCAGAACATTGATGTTTTATTTATTACCAGCGACTCTTCCGCGCGCGGTATCAGGTCCGCAGGCAGGGTAAAAGATTTGGTTGAAAATTTAAAACTGGACATAAAAAAAATGTACTTGGTGGTTTCACGGGTAAACACAAGTAATTTCGATGCACTTAAAACTGAAATAGAAAAAACAGGTCTTGAATTGATCGGCACCATACCGATGGATGAACAAGTTATGGAATTCGACCTGTTAAGTAAACCTCTAATTGATTTGCCCGATGACTCACCGGTGGTGGCGGTTGTTAATGACATATTAAAAAAAGCCGCCATACTGTAA
- a CDS encoding acetyl-CoA decarbonylase/synthase complex subunit delta has translation MAVTIAKEKWTSKVGEMVLGADSSVKVGGESTLPFLHFEGTIPNKPILALEVWDLEPVDWPEILKTPFEGVLADPVAWAKKNVEYGADAIALRLMSAHPDYKDASPEDCAATAKAVAEAVNVPLIIIGCGVEEKDAEVLEKVGEALAGKNCLIGCATEKNYKTITATAMVNGHSVIASSPLDINLAKQLNILMTEMNLPANRIAIDPLVGALGYGIEYAYSIMERARLGALMGDKMLAMPVICFVGQEAWKAKEAKSPDDESPEWGAQERRAILWEVLTTTTFAQAGGSIFVVRHPETVKQVKVHIDKMMESNVY, from the coding sequence ATGGCTGTTACTATAGCTAAGGAAAAATGGACTAGCAAGGTGGGCGAAATGGTGCTGGGAGCCGATTCTTCTGTTAAGGTCGGCGGAGAAAGCACACTGCCCTTCCTGCATTTTGAAGGTACCATCCCTAATAAACCAATTCTAGCTCTGGAAGTTTGGGATCTGGAACCGGTAGATTGGCCGGAAATTTTAAAAACACCCTTTGAAGGTGTGCTGGCCGACCCCGTGGCCTGGGCCAAAAAGAACGTCGAATATGGAGCAGATGCCATCGCCTTACGTTTAATGAGCGCGCACCCCGATTATAAAGACGCATCGCCGGAAGATTGTGCCGCCACAGCTAAAGCCGTTGCCGAAGCTGTAAACGTGCCTCTGATCATCATTGGCTGCGGTGTGGAAGAAAAAGACGCCGAAGTATTGGAAAAAGTAGGCGAAGCCCTGGCCGGTAAAAATTGCCTGATTGGCTGCGCAACTGAGAAAAACTACAAGACAATCACAGCCACTGCCATGGTCAACGGCCATAGCGTAATAGCTTCCAGCCCGCTGGACATTAACCTGGCCAAACAGCTCAATATTTTAATGACTGAAATGAACCTGCCGGCCAATCGTATCGCCATTGACCCGCTGGTTGGTGCGTTGGGCTACGGTATCGAATATGCTTACTCCATCATGGAAAGAGCAAGGCTTGGCGCACTGATGGGCGACAAAATGCTGGCCATGCCGGTTATCTGCTTTGTTGGTCAGGAAGCCTGGAAAGCTAAAGAAGCCAAAAGCCCGGATGACGAATCTCCCGAATGGGGTGCCCAGGAACGCAGGGCCATCCTGTGGGAAGTTCTTACCACCACCACCTTTGCCCAAGCCGGCGGGTCCATATTTGTAGTGCGTCACCCTGAAACAGTAAAGCAAGTTAAAGTGCATATAGACAAAATGATGGAGAGCAATGTTTATTAA
- the acsC gene encoding acetyl-CoA decarbonylase/synthase complex subunit gamma — MGLTGLEIFKQLPKTNCKDCGQPTCLAFAMQLASGKASLDQCPHVSDAAKEALDSASAPPVALVKIGKGDKELQLGNETVLFRHDKRFEHPTGIAITVNDNDSDIAGKVAAINKLVFDRVGQIHKVNLVAVNNASGDAAKFAEAVKTVQDSADFALVLMTEDATAMEKALEVAGENAPLICGANAANFDAMLALAKKYDAPLVVKGADLNELAALVEKAGYKKLILDSGAREVNKVLADQTQIRRQALKKFRPFGYPTITFADNPDPIQAIVDAGVYIAKYAGIVVLNTADPADVLPLITLRLNIYTDPQKPIAVESKLYEVGTPGPDAPVFVTTNFSLTYFCVQGDVEAGRISAYIMPVDTDGISVLTGWAAGKFTPEKITEMLNSCGVADKVSHKKLIIPGGVAVLSGKLQELSGWEVLVGPRESAGIPSFIKQRWNA; from the coding sequence ATGGGTTTAACAGGTTTAGAGATTTTTAAACAACTACCTAAAACCAACTGTAAAGATTGCGGACAACCGACTTGCTTGGCTTTTGCCATGCAGCTGGCCAGTGGTAAAGCAAGTCTGGATCAGTGCCCGCACGTAAGTGACGCTGCCAAGGAGGCACTTGATTCTGCTTCCGCTCCCCCGGTAGCACTGGTTAAAATTGGCAAAGGCGATAAGGAACTACAGCTGGGTAATGAAACTGTGCTCTTCCGTCACGACAAGCGTTTTGAACATCCCACCGGCATTGCCATCACTGTTAATGACAATGACAGCGATATTGCCGGCAAGGTTGCGGCCATTAACAAACTGGTTTTTGACCGCGTAGGACAAATTCATAAAGTCAACCTGGTAGCCGTCAATAACGCTTCCGGTGATGCCGCAAAATTTGCCGAAGCAGTTAAAACAGTGCAAGACAGTGCAGATTTTGCGCTGGTACTAATGACTGAAGATGCCACTGCCATGGAAAAAGCATTGGAAGTAGCCGGGGAAAATGCACCGCTTATTTGTGGTGCCAACGCTGCCAATTTTGATGCCATGCTTGCCCTGGCGAAAAAATACGATGCACCGCTGGTGGTAAAAGGTGCAGATCTCAATGAACTGGCCGCACTGGTGGAAAAGGCCGGTTACAAGAAGCTTATTCTGGATTCCGGTGCCCGGGAAGTAAACAAGGTGCTGGCCGATCAAACCCAGATTCGCCGCCAGGCCCTTAAAAAGTTCCGCCCGTTTGGTTATCCCACCATCACTTTTGCGGATAATCCCGATCCCATCCAGGCGATTGTTGATGCAGGCGTTTACATTGCTAAATACGCCGGTATCGTGGTGCTAAACACCGCCGATCCCGCCGATGTACTGCCTTTGATCACCCTGCGCCTGAACATTTACACCGACCCACAAAAACCGATTGCTGTGGAATCCAAATTGTATGAAGTTGGCACCCCCGGACCGGATGCACCGGTGTTTGTAACCACCAACTTCTCACTGACTTATTTCTGTGTACAAGGTGACGTGGAAGCCGGTCGTATTTCCGCTTACATTATGCCTGTAGACACTGACGGTATCTCCGTACTGACCGGTTGGGCGGCAGGCAAGTTCACACCGGAGAAAATTACCGAAATGCTTAACAGCTGCGGTGTCGCAGATAAAGTTTCCCATAAGAAACTGATCATCCCCGGTGGCGTGGCCGTGCTGAGCGGTAAGTTGCAAGAACTGAGCGGTTGGGAAGTACTGGTAGGCCCGCGTGAATCAGCAGGTATTCCTTCATTTATCAAACAACGCTGGAATGCCTAA
- a CDS encoding methyltetrahydrofolate cobalamin methyltransferase gives MILIGERINGMFKDIREAIQNKDPEPVRYWARRQYEKCAAYLDINTGPTVEKDDQPAVMEWLVKTAQEAAPLPCCIDSTNPDAIEAGLKVHQGKAMINSTTADQWKMDIYIPMAAKYNAAIIGLAMNEKGVPKSAADRIALAMEIVVNCDMNGVPMEDLYIDPLMLPCNVAQEHGVEVLETLRQIKTLADPAPRTTMGLSNSSQRCTNRHLINRTFLIMSMACGLDSAIADVDDDELLDAVAAANILLNKEIYCDSFLKTFRAR, from the coding sequence ATGATCCTTATTGGTGAACGGATCAATGGCATGTTTAAGGACATCCGGGAAGCTATTCAGAACAAGGACCCGGAACCGGTCCGCTACTGGGCTAGGCGCCAGTATGAAAAGTGTGCCGCTTATCTTGATATCAACACCGGCCCGACCGTAGAGAAAGATGATCAGCCTGCCGTTATGGAATGGTTGGTCAAAACCGCCCAGGAAGCTGCTCCGCTACCGTGCTGCATTGATTCCACAAACCCCGATGCCATCGAAGCAGGACTTAAGGTGCACCAGGGCAAAGCCATGATCAACTCTACGACTGCGGATCAATGGAAAATGGACATCTATATTCCCATGGCCGCTAAATATAACGCCGCCATTATCGGTCTGGCCATGAATGAAAAGGGTGTGCCCAAGAGCGCTGCTGACAGAATTGCCCTGGCCATGGAAATAGTTGTCAACTGTGATATGAACGGTGTGCCCATGGAAGATTTATATATTGACCCGCTCATGCTGCCCTGCAACGTAGCTCAGGAACATGGTGTGGAAGTGTTGGAAACATTGAGGCAAATTAAAACTCTGGCCGACCCGGCGCCACGCACTACCATGGGTCTTAGTAACTCATCCCAACGTTGCACCAACCGGCACCTGATCAACCGCACCTTCCTCATCATGAGCATGGCATGTGGTCTTGATTCAGCCATAGCCGATGTGGACGACGACGAGCTTTTGGATGCTGTTGCAGCAGCCAATATACTGCTAAATAAAGAAATCTACTGCGATTCATTCTTGAAAACATTCCGCGCCCGGTAG